The DNA segment GAAAACATGGAAGTTTAAAGCAGAAAATGTTCGCGATTTTGGCTTTTCTACTTCAAGAAAATTTATATATGATGCTATGGCAGTACAACTTTCGGGTAAAACGGCAATGGCAATATCGATATACCCAAAAGAGAGTAACCCGTTGTGGGGCGAAAACTCTACAAGAGTAGTAGCACATACACTAAAAACGTATTCTAAATACACTTTTGATTATCCTTATCCTAAAGCTGTTTCGGTATCTGCCGAGTCACAAGGTATGGAGTACCCTATGATATGCTGGAACTATGGTCGTCCTGATAAAGATGGTTTTACAAGCGAGCAGCTAAAGTATGGTATGATGAGTGTTATTATTCACGAAGTAGGGCATAACTTTTTCCCGATGATTGTTAACTCTGATGAGCGTCAATGGACATGGATGGATGAGGGACTTAATACTTTTTTACAATATTTAACAGAGCAAGAGTTTCAAAAAAACTACCCTTCGCGTCGTGGTCCTGCTGCTAAGATAGTGCCTTATATGAGTGGCGATCAAAATTTCTTAGAGCCGATAATGACCAACTCTGAGGCAATACACCAGTTTGGGTCTAATGCTTATGCCAAGCCAGCTACAGGACTTAATATTCTTAGAGAAACAATAATGGGCGAGGAGTTGTTTGACTATGCTTTTAAAACCTATGCAAATAGATGGAAGTTTAAACACCCAACTCCCGAGGATTTTTTCAGGACAATGGAAGATGCTTCGGCAGTAGATTTAGATTGGTTTTGGCGTGGATGGTTTTATAGTACTGACTATGTAGATATAGGTATAGCTGATGTAAAGCAATACTATGTATCAGATAAAAAACCAAATAGCGATAAGAAAAAGACAGGTAAAAGAAGCCGATTTGATAGGTCTAATGCTGATACAAAATATGTATATATGATTCCTGAAGGTGATGATGTAAGTAAGAAACTTAAAAAGCCTTTTACTGTTGAGAATGTTAAAGATCTTGAAGAGTATGTAGAAGAAAAGTTTACACCTGCCGAAAGAGCAAGACTAAAGTCGCCAAAGTATTTTTATGAGGTAACGTTTAATAAGCCAGGCGGAATGTTTATGCCGATATTGGTAGAGCTTCAGTTTGAAGATGGTACAACTGAGTCTTATCATTTTCCTGCACAAATATGGAGGAAAAACAATCAAACAGCTTCACGTGTGTTTGCAACCGAAAAACCGATAAAGAAAATAACAGTTGACCCTGAGCTAAAAACAGCCGATATTGATATAAATAATAATGTATGGCCTGCTCAAGCAGTACAATCTAAATTTGACCAGTTTGGGGATAATTAGCCTGTTTATAGTTAAATAAAATTAAAATACAGGTAAAACATAAGTATTAGGGCAGTAAAACATCGTAAATATATTTACATTTGTATTAAAATTTTTAAGTTATGTTTGGAATAGGAGGAGGAGAACTTTTCTTCGTAATACTTGTAGTACTAATGCTTTTCGGTTCTGATAAAGTGCCCGAGATGGCGCGTACATTAGGTAAAGGAATGCAACAGCTTAAAAATGCAACAAATGATATAAAAAGCGAAATACATAAAAGTGCCGATGTACAGGATATTAAAAAAACCTTTAACGATATTGGTACGGATGATATCTCTAAAGAAATGACCGATGAGGTTAATAAAATAAAAGAAGATATCGAAGATATATCTGGACCTATAAAAAGAATGAGATAATGCTAGATTGGCTACTGCAATTTGATAGTGATGTACTGGTTTACTTAAATAGTCTTGGTTCAGAAAGTTGGGATGGTTTATGGTTATTTCTTACCAAACAGTTTAACTGGATTCCTTTATTCCTTGTTATTTTTTACCTTGTTTTTAAAAATTTAGGTTGGCGTCATGCTATACTTGCTATTGTAATGATAGCATTATTAATAACGATAACTGATCAAACTACTAATTTAGCTAAAAATTATTTTCAGCGATTTAGACCATGCAATGCTCCAGATATTAAAGATATAATAAGAATTGTAAAACATAGAAGCTCATTTAGTTTCTTTTCTGGGCACGCTTCTAACTCTATGGCATCAGCATTTTTCCTATATAAAGTACTGAAGCCTTATTTTAAGTCTAAGTGGTTATACATTATATTCTTATGGCCTTTAGTATTTGCTTATAGCCGTATTTATCTGGGTTTACATTACCCTCTAGATATTTTATCAGGTTTTGCTTGGGGTATCTTTACTGCTTCTTTGGTATTAGTGCTTTACCGCTATTTAAGAGGCAAGTTCTTTACGCAAGCAAAACAGGGTTAAATAACCCTGCTCACGGTAAGTCCATCTCTAATAGGTAGTAATACAGTTTCTACCCTTGGGTCATCTTTCAGTAGTTTGTTATATTCTATTAAAACCGCTGTACTAGTATCTTTTGGTTTTGCAGGCTCAAGAACTTTACCACTCCACAAAACGTTATCACTTAATATAATACCGCCTTTGTTCATAAAGGGTACAATTAAATGAAAATAGTTGATGTAGTTTTCTTTATCGGCATCTATAAAAACCAAATCAAATTTTTTATCAAGTTTAGGGATGATTTCTAAGGCATTGCCTAGATGTTGTTTTATCTGCTCGTTCCATGGTGAACGGTCAAAATACTTCTTCTGAAAATCGTATAACTCCTCGTTAATATCAATAGTGTCAATAGTACCATCTGTAGCAAGACCTTCTGCAAGGCATAGAGTGGCATAGCCAGTATAAGTGCCTATCTCTAGAATGTTTTTCGGGTTTATTAGTTTAGACAACATACTAAGTACCCTACCCTGAAAATGTCCGCTAAGCATTCGGGGTTGTAATATTTTTTGGTGTGTTTCACGATTAAGCTGTACTAAAAGCTCAGGTTCGTTTTGGCTATGTTCTGCCGAATAATTTTCTAAATCATCTGAAATAAAGTGCATATTTTTAATATTTTAGGTAAAAATAATAATTAAGGCAATAATTACATTAATTTAATGTTAGAACCTGTATTCTTTATAAAAATATTAAATTTACGTTTTTATATTTACCCCTTTATAAATTATTATTATGAAATTTAAAATTACGCTATACTTTTTACTAATAGCAGTTTTAGCTCAAGCACAGGTTACTAATGAAGGTAAGCCAATGAGTTGGAAATTACGAAATATGGAGCAAGTAGCGCCAATAAACATGCCCGATTTTGACCTGAAAGCATTGCAGGAAGAAGATAAAGCTAATGAAAACAGGAAAGATATACCTTGGAGGTTTGGTCATGAATTTATTGTAGATTATAATCTTGAAAATAGTGGTAACTGGTATACCCTAGAAGATGGTAGTAGAATATGGAGAATACGTTTTTACTCTAAAGGAGCAAAAACTATGAACTTTTTATTTAGTGATTTTTATATGCCCGATGGTGCTAATCTTTACCTATATAGTAATGATCATAAAAATTTACTTGGAGCATACGATGCTCGCCAAAATAACGAACAACGTGTACTAGGTACTTGGCTTGTAGAGGGCGAAGATATGTGGCTAGAGTATTATGAGCCTGCTGCTGTTGCAGGGCAAGGTAAACTAGAAATATTTAAATTAATACACGGTTACCGTACAGGTGAGAGCTATGCAAAATCGACACAAGATCTTAATGATTCAGGAGCCTGTAATTATGATGTAGATTGTGTTATTAATGATATACAAGACCTTAAAGAGATAAACAAGAAAGCTGTGGCAATGATAGTTGTGGGCGGTTCGGGGTTTTGTTCGGGAGCTTTGGTTAATAATACCAATAACGATGGTACACCTTATTTTTTAACTGCAAATCACTGTTATTCTAACCCTGCACAATGGGCATTCCGTTTCAACTGGATAAGCCCTGTTCCTGTGTGTGCAAGTAATACTAATAGTACTAATAGTACTTCATACCTTCAAACGGCAAGTGGAGCAACTCTAAAGGCAAGACGTGCAGCGTCTGATTTTTGTCTTGTTGAAATTACAGCAAATTTACCAAGTGAATGGGATCTTACATGGGCAGGATGGGACAGGAGTGATGTAGCTCCTGCTTCTACTTTCGGGATACACCACCCCTCAGGAGATATTATGAAGACATGTAGAGATTATGATGCTCCTACATTAACTAATGCTGGAGGAGAGTATATGTGGCAAATTAATGATTGGGATTTAGGTGTAACCGAAGGAGGGTCATCTGGATCGCCTTTATTTGATAATAATGGTAGGGTTATAGGACAACTATATGCTGGTACTGCTGCTTGTAGTGGTACTACAGATAATGGGGGACAGGATATTTATGGTAGGTTTGGTATTTCATGGAATCAAGGTTCAACATCATCACAACGACTTAAAGAGTGGCTCGATCCAGGTAATACAAATGCAGTAACGTTAGATTACTATCCGCAAGGAATAATTTATAATACAGATGCAAAAGTAGCTATTGAAAACCTTGGCGACAATATTTGTAATACTGTTATAACACCAATAGTAAAAATAACTAACTCGGGTACTAATCAACTTAATACAGTACAAGTAACTTATCAGTTAAACGATGGCGAACCTATACTATATAACTGGAGTGGTTCTCTTAGTACAGGGCAAAGTGATAATGTAGAGCTACCCGAAATAATAACAGTAAATGGCGAAAATACTTTTACAGTTACATTAAGCGAGCCTAATGGCATAACAGATGAAAATACTGAAAATGACGTTGCTACTGAAATATTTGATGTAAACATATATGCACTAGCTGATGTAGATTTTACATTACAAACAGATAATTATGGTTATGAGACTTCTTGGCAGCTTACTAATGAAAGTGGAACTGTTTTGTATAGTGGTACAAACCTTAACTCGAATCAATTATTTAACCAAACTTTTAACCTTACAGGAGGGTGCTATACGTTTACAATAAACGATACTTTTGGCGATGGTATATGTTGTTCTAATGGTAATGGTAGCTATTCACTTGCTACAGGAGGCAATACTATAGTACAAGGAGGTAGTTTTGATGAGACTGAATCGGTAACTTTTAGTCTAGACCCTAACCTTGCTGTAACTCAACCTATATTTAAAAACACATTTAAAGTATATCCTAACCCTTCTTCGGGTATCTTTAATATACTTGTAGAGGATACCTCTGTTATAAATTACCAGTTATATAATATGCTTGGTCAGGTAGTAGCTGGTGGTACATTTGCCACAGGCGAAAGCAAGCTTGATATAGCATCGGCTGCCGATGGTATTTATATGCTACAAGTTACAGATGCTACGGGTAAAGCGGCTAATTTTAAACTGGTTAAAGAGTAAAAATAAGCTCAACGTTTAATTAGTAAATAGTTACTACCTTTGCGCCATGCAAACGGAGAAGAAAGATATTAGAGCACTAACAAAAGAACAATTACGCGATTTTTTTGTTGCTCAAGGTGA comes from the Flavobacterium arcticum genome and includes:
- a CDS encoding M1 family metallopeptidase, whose product is MRKTLYFLSLLAAIQVTAQETPREPGHTDNNKFSQMYSQMATPNMFRTASGAPGPAYYQQQADYKIDIELDDENTKLYGNETITYHNNAPEALDYLWVQLDQNRKAPDSKSPLANSQGVGTAYSTQNFSRTYLEESFDGGFKIEYVKDANGKPMSYIINQTMMRIDLPAPLQSGEKISFSIKWWYNINNYFVVGGRSGYERFEEENNNLYVIAQFYPRMAVYNDVEGWQNMQFWGGGEFALPFGNFDVNITVPADHIMEATGLLTNREEVFTAAQLKRYEQATKSFDKPVVVVTQEEAIEAEKTHSTKKKTWKFKAENVRDFGFSTSRKFIYDAMAVQLSGKTAMAISIYPKESNPLWGENSTRVVAHTLKTYSKYTFDYPYPKAVSVSAESQGMEYPMICWNYGRPDKDGFTSEQLKYGMMSVIIHEVGHNFFPMIVNSDERQWTWMDEGLNTFLQYLTEQEFQKNYPSRRGPAAKIVPYMSGDQNFLEPIMTNSEAIHQFGSNAYAKPATGLNILRETIMGEELFDYAFKTYANRWKFKHPTPEDFFRTMEDASAVDLDWFWRGWFYSTDYVDIGIADVKQYYVSDKKPNSDKKKTGKRSRFDRSNADTKYVYMIPEGDDVSKKLKKPFTVENVKDLEEYVEEKFTPAERARLKSPKYFYEVTFNKPGGMFMPILVELQFEDGTTESYHFPAQIWRKNNQTASRVFATEKPIKKITVDPELKTADIDINNNVWPAQAVQSKFDQFGDN
- a CDS encoding Sec-independent protein translocase subunit TatA/TatB; translation: MFGIGGGELFFVILVVLMLFGSDKVPEMARTLGKGMQQLKNATNDIKSEIHKSADVQDIKKTFNDIGTDDISKEMTDEVNKIKEDIEDISGPIKRMR
- a CDS encoding phosphatase PAP2 family protein; this translates as MLDWLLQFDSDVLVYLNSLGSESWDGLWLFLTKQFNWIPLFLVIFYLVFKNLGWRHAILAIVMIALLITITDQTTNLAKNYFQRFRPCNAPDIKDIIRIVKHRSSFSFFSGHASNSMASAFFLYKVLKPYFKSKWLYIIFLWPLVFAYSRIYLGLHYPLDILSGFAWGIFTASLVLVLYRYLRGKFFTQAKQG
- a CDS encoding O-methyltransferase; this encodes MHFISDDLENYSAEHSQNEPELLVQLNRETHQKILQPRMLSGHFQGRVLSMLSKLINPKNILEIGTYTGYATLCLAEGLATDGTIDTIDINEELYDFQKKYFDRSPWNEQIKQHLGNALEIIPKLDKKFDLVFIDADKENYINYFHLIVPFMNKGGIILSDNVLWSGKVLEPAKPKDTSTAVLIEYNKLLKDDPRVETVLLPIRDGLTVSRVI
- a CDS encoding T9SS type A sorting domain-containing protein, producing the protein MKFKITLYFLLIAVLAQAQVTNEGKPMSWKLRNMEQVAPINMPDFDLKALQEEDKANENRKDIPWRFGHEFIVDYNLENSGNWYTLEDGSRIWRIRFYSKGAKTMNFLFSDFYMPDGANLYLYSNDHKNLLGAYDARQNNEQRVLGTWLVEGEDMWLEYYEPAAVAGQGKLEIFKLIHGYRTGESYAKSTQDLNDSGACNYDVDCVINDIQDLKEINKKAVAMIVVGGSGFCSGALVNNTNNDGTPYFLTANHCYSNPAQWAFRFNWISPVPVCASNTNSTNSTSYLQTASGATLKARRAASDFCLVEITANLPSEWDLTWAGWDRSDVAPASTFGIHHPSGDIMKTCRDYDAPTLTNAGGEYMWQINDWDLGVTEGGSSGSPLFDNNGRVIGQLYAGTAACSGTTDNGGQDIYGRFGISWNQGSTSSQRLKEWLDPGNTNAVTLDYYPQGIIYNTDAKVAIENLGDNICNTVITPIVKITNSGTNQLNTVQVTYQLNDGEPILYNWSGSLSTGQSDNVELPEIITVNGENTFTVTLSEPNGITDENTENDVATEIFDVNIYALADVDFTLQTDNYGYETSWQLTNESGTVLYSGTNLNSNQLFNQTFNLTGGCYTFTINDTFGDGICCSNGNGSYSLATGGNTIVQGGSFDETESVTFSLDPNLAVTQPIFKNTFKVYPNPSSGIFNILVEDTSVINYQLYNMLGQVVAGGTFATGESKLDIASAADGIYMLQVTDATGKAANFKLVKE